Genomic DNA from Puntigrus tetrazona isolate hp1 chromosome 6, ASM1883169v1, whole genome shotgun sequence:
AATCATCTGCATCATTTGCTGAAGAGTTAAATAATGCTGCTTTATGTGCTTGTAAGGGTTAAAGAAGGCTTTGGTGTCTGTATGTTCCTTAAAGCCCCATAAGCTTCTCGGATGCTCTGGCTTCCTCCTGGAAGTGCTTCATTATTGATGAGGAAACGGAGATAAGCTAGTCAAGAGCTTGGACAGCTAGTTACTTCAGCTCCAGTTCTCttaaatgcacatgcacacatgcacagaaCAGCAGTGGCCTACTTAATATCTCAGGAAATCTGTCTTTAGGCAGATGAGTTAGGAAGACTGgctttgtaatatatataaaataattttcactgtctttttagttttttttttaatattcattgaaTTTCATGCATGCACAGACTAGAGGCTTTTCTTGCTGTTGTGTCTGTCTGATTTATTGTgctatttttttagaaaaggttTCGTTCTTCCCCCGAAAATCgtaattttttttgacatgcCCCATTTTTACCTTCCCTCtgacctttaaaataaaggctGCTCTTGCTGCTGCTTCTCTAACActgaagtgctttttaaaatgcatttccttGTTGTAGCTTAATATAAGCTAAACCTTAGAAATGTAAATTCTTTGGAAAAATCCTTTTAGTTTGAACATCCAGAGCGGTCAAACTTTGCAGCATTAGCACAACCAATAGCATGGGGTTTTGGGCGGGACTATCAGTTTTTTCCTACCAATAGAaagtaaatgtttgaaatgaaaaatattttagtagcATATGTTTAAAAGTAACGTTacgaaaactgttattttttattaatgttgttatttaCTACTGCTATCAAATAATTAACAGCgatgcattttttatgtaatttaaatatgaaatctataaatgtatatgcatgtaaatatcttcaaaacacacacacagtacacttTTAATaagtacacatatattaatgtatgtatgttatgtaaacaaaatctttttattgtttgacagcactattaccTTATCAACAAAGAAGATTGATTAACttttaattgactttttgcttatttttttattattacgttCTCCCCCAGAGCCCTGTTTGATTATGACATAACGAAAGACTCGGGCCTGCCCAGTCAGGGGCTGAACTTCCACTTTGGCGACATCCTACATGTCCTGAATGCTTCGGACGAGGAGTGGTGGCAAGCGCGGCATGTGACTCCAGATGGCGAGATGGAGGAGATGGGCGTCATTCCCAGCAAGAAGAGGTAGGCTGTGCCCTCGTGCATTCCAGAGCACACTCTACTGTAGAAATATAGTTCAGTTAACCCTCTTTACAGTGATTAACACAATTGTGTGTTTAATGCCACGTTACACACATCTCATAGttgttaaaattaatgtttcttTCACAATGTCTTCTGTTTCGGTTCACTGCCTTCATTTTTGCTTAATTACCATGCATTATTCGTTGTAATTTGTGAAAATGAGCACACATACATCTGTGCGATCACATTTGAGACTCTATATATGCTTACGTAAGGGAAAGCTGTTTTAACTCGGCAGCTACTGAACTGTTTGAAGATTGCGGGCATTTTTTCAATCAAGAGCGCTTTCTTTTATGTCCCAGGggtttaaaaaatctttttaaccaatagataattttttaattgttattttaataaaacctctATGGCTTTATAACCaatttttgctgcttttcaaATGTATGTTATGCATAGATTTAGTTGTGCGCTAGTCCCAGTCCCAGGCTTTAAACGAATAAGTCTAATAATCACAAAAGCTTTCAATATTTACTgcgtgaaaaatatataaatgatcaaaaatttCAATGTTGGCTCCTTTTCCACCACAATAAGCTGTTTTGCCCCCAATTGCCAAATACTTGGTTACtgaactgtaaatgtaaatgagttgcatacaaacaaaattatttcattgcgtttagaataaaaatatgcaaacaagcCTACTTCTTTTGCCAAAGTCATGGGTTTACTTTCACCCATTTCTAATTAGAGCTTTATATTTAAGCACTGATGTGTGATGCTGTGAGAGTTTCTCTCTTATTCTCTCGTCCTGACTGTATGCTGATTGAAACTTGATAATTGACTTCTCACCTCGTTCTAAAAATTAGCCTCTCTCATCTCCCTGCTGATGACGCTTGGTCTTGAAGCACAGGGGACGGCCAGCAATGCTCTCTATTTTTAGAAACAAGTTGGGATTTCTCTTGGTGAAAGTTTCCGATCTGCGTCATATTTCGTGATACTTTAGATGCATCAAAGCACGGTTTTTGTAAATTGCCTTACTACAGTATCTTTAGCTTTTTGCAAGGATAACGTATTAGAGCTTCATACGTTCTTcatacgtttttattttgtttatgtgcTCGAATACTTGTCCTGATGCCTttgtcttcttcctcctcagggtggagagaaaagaaagagccAGGTTAAAGACGGTTAAATTCAACTCCAAGTCTCGAGACAAAGGGGTAAGTGTTCGCTGCTCAAATATTTACCATGCCTTGCTTGACACAAACAGCCTTTTAATGCCTTTAAAAGCAGCTGTTTATAGACTGATACATAataaatgagccttttatgtaaaaattgaAATTTATTTCATGCAGTCATACCGACATAACCTTAAGTTGACAGAAATCAGAAACCATTACGAACGAGCCTTGTAGCCTATTTTGAAACATTGTTAGTTTATGCTAATTCGAGATGAAATGTGCTAACAAGATGTTCGGCATTAGAAACATTTTGTTGCACCTTTGTCTTGTGTGACTTCCAAAGCCAAAAATGTTCTCACATAAGATGACTAACAGCTGGCAAGTGTAAACTCTAACAAAGTAGTGAAGTGTGCAAGGGATGAATCATTCTACATGAATGAGATGCTTgtttcaaatgttctttttgttaaatgaattcATATAGCTTTTTACTGTGTGTAGTGTACTAATCCTGTATGTTTGTCCACAATTCTCTCCTGTGAAAGGACTTTTAACCGCATGTGACTattagggctgggcaatatggcaaaaaaatgCAAGGACacaataaattcattattaaattcaaaacatAACAGTAAAGAGATTTACGCGTGagattaatgctgtttttttcaatgtttctattctaaataaataacgtCGGAAATATTTATAACAATCGCTGTAACTTGAGTaccaaaacaacagcattagAATTAAtcctgaagaatcttttggcactGATGACCGGAGTAATGGCTGTTCAAAATGTagatttgccatcacagaaataattttgtaatatattcaaatagaaaatgattagtttaaattgaaatatttcacaattctgctgtactgtatttttttaaataaaaaatgcccacttggtaagcataagtgataaaaataaaaaattcgaAACATCTTACCAAACCCACACATGAACagtattatttagtattaataatattaatcatctCAATATTTGAAACCTtgaatttattgaaaatgttttataatggagcttaaaaataatggccgctatccacccaCATTACCAAGCTTAGAAGcccagatttattttttctctcattgaatttattttgctctactataaaataatgacactaatataatattttaattattttaattatatgaaaCATCCTAGTCTCTTAATGGACTTCAGTGAAAGATACATGATTATATCAGTAATGAACAGATTCACTGAAATGAAAGTTTAGCCTCATTAACAGAGAGAAAGCTTACCAATGTACCccaacacaatttttttttttttttttttttttctaatgaagTTTAACATACAGCATATACTGAGACGAGGAAAGTCTGCGGAGTAGTCTAATGACGTGGtcttaaaaaattataacagattttaaaaatcattgcaATATTCACAATGCTAATTCGTTATATATCACCATAGAATATATTGtcgaaattatatatatatatatatatatatatatatatatatatatatatatatatatatatatatatatatatatattgcccagccctagtGTTTATAGCTGTTTAGTCTTTGCAGCAGTATTGTATTTAGCACTGGACCAACTCATCATCTGCTCTTCACTGTCTTAGTGTTTTCAATGCAGCATGAGCGCATGAATATTTCAGAGAACCAAAAGTTATATACGCTTGCCATTGATGTCAAACTGCTCTTCCCTTTCTCTTCCTCCTCAATACTCATCTGTCTCCTCAAGACTCCTCAAGTCTGTAATTTTGTTCCTGTTCAAACTCTTTGATGAATGCCAATCActaactttatttaaactaacTAATTTAGCAGGCTGATCTGCATGTCCTTGCATTTGCGCTATAAGCCCACATCGCCAACCTTGTAACCACCCTTTAAATGAATCTGATGTTTGGTAATTCCTCATAATCTCCACTGTGTCTGTTGCCATCTCCAAACCGAGATCTGCtttcacatctatttataagtTCTCACGTTAGTGATCATTTTATTGGATGGCGGTGGCTGTAGAGTTGGTAACATGGGCATCTGTTAAGTTGGGCATTTGTTCATACTTTAACTAGACACCCAACACCATTCCATCTGTTCTCCCTTTTTTGTTCTCCCCTCTCCCTCCATCCCTTCCTCTCCTCCTTCCCAGCAGTCACTCAATGACAAGCGTAAAAAGAACCTCTTTTCGCGAAAATTCACTTTCTACAAGAACAAGGACCCCAGCGAACAGGAAACGAGCGATGTGGACCGTAAGTACATTAGCCGTGTGCAGGGCAGGGTAGCGCCGCACACGGCAGCGCCGACACCGCTGAACAAAACTCTTGCTTCTGCAACAACCCTAAACGTGACGACCGATTTGGTCGAGAGCTGATTTAGAGACAGAGTGTCCACTGAAAACCTTTGAAGTCTACATATCTGGGTTTGTTACAAGGCAGGAGCAATGTTCATCGGTAAGACGTGATGTGTTGTTCCAGtaatcattgttatttttgtggttttctCTTGTTCCTTGCTCTCTGCCGACTGCTCTACAGGACCTGAGTGACGACAAAGGCTTGAGTAAGTCCACAAAGGCAACAGCAGACCTACAGTACCCCACCGGCCCCATAAAAATCCCTTCGTTCCCTTTAAATCTGTCTTGCACGTTTAGCAGTGATGTTCTGGTAGAAATGCGTTGCGTCTGCAGACTGTGTTGTGTCTAGATGGCTATAAAACACAAGCTTTGCAGAACAGTGCTAGGTCCTTTGTTGTCCGTTAAGCCGTAACATGTTTATTCTGCTGcgttttaaagggttagttcaatcaaaaatgaatcTTCTGTCGTCATTTACTGATTTATAGGATTGGCATAATTTATATGTTGTTGAAGTTGACTAATGATTCTGTTCTCTGACTCTTTTAGATTGCTTGGTTCACCCTAAAATATGTCTTCACAaacctgtatgcatttctttcttctgtagaatATAAGATATGTTGAAGAATGTTTGTGGACAAAGAGTTTAATTTCACATTGAGCTAAAAGTACAGTGGAGGTCAATGGGAACTGAAGCTCTTTGGTTACAGACATTCTTCATAGTATCttattttatgttccacagaagaaagtaagtcacacAGGTTAGGAATGGCATAAGGGAGATAACATTTTTGGGTGTGCTATCCCTTTAACAACATTTGCATTATAATTGCATTGATTAAATCGTGGTGATTATTCTGTCTAATTGTCCGGTCTAGGATTTCCTGAATGAGGGGTTTGTGCTCGAGGTTTGTGAGTTGGTTAAAAAGCTAATaagtaattgaattaaatggaacattaaaatataaaaacaacaaaatgtgcAGCAAAAAGCTAAGACTAAAGTCTTATGAAATCCTGATTTTCAAATCAAAGgctgtaatttaaattaaaatatactgtatatataatataatatagtattaaagtatatatatatatatatatatatatatatatatatatatatatatatatatatatatatatagtatatagtttATAATAAAGTCTATAGTCTAGTTTATAGTCTATTtgtctattttatatatatatatatatatatatatatatatatatatatatatatatatatatatatatatatatatatatatatatatatgtatatatatatatatataaaaaaaattctaaaaatttctTTGTCTCTATAAGTCTTTTTAGTACAATTTGATATCTAttgaaaatatgattaaagatgataataatgaaaaataaacacatacagatagaaaaaagataaaaaaatgtatatgaatatactCAGCATATtcagttttagattttagttACAATTCGGGAGAGTATAATCTAAATTTAAGTATAATAATCTTAAGAAGTTAAAAGGCAAAGGTCTTTCGAGCATTtgaaagcagaagaaaaaaaagaagctgtgCTAAAAGCCAGCTGGAGtgatatacataatatttatacataatcttaTCACAACACCAGATGTTTTATCTGATTATGTCTTATCTGGCACATGTTACCTTAAGTTAAAGAGGGGTCAGAGAGAAGATCAgaggaataaatgaataaaccaGTAATGACTAATTGGAATATACTGtaacataacaataaaagaatCATAAAGGATAGCTATATGGAATATACTGTACAgatgaatatatgaaaaataagaaacataagCACATTGGATATTTGCATAAGCAAAAATGGATTTGATGTTTTATCTGTTTCTTTGGATGTTGTGATGGTTAACCAACATCAGAGAACTGTGAATATACAAATTATGTAAAGTCGAAAACTCAGAGTATGCTTCAAGTCAGTCTATTAGTTTTGAGGGGTTTTGGCTAACAAAAACCCCTGGGAACCCCGGGTTTAGGGCTTTGAACAAAAGCCTAACCCCCAAAGTGTTAATGTTGGTGTGTAACTTGCATCGTTTCGTTTACTTATTCCCCCCACTAAGCATTGGACGTGTTATTTTTGTCCTGGTGAATGATAAAATGGGCAGAAGAAAATCTCAGGGCTTGGGGAGTGGGCTCTTTTAACTTGCTAGTAAGAAACCTCCTAGCAACTGCGTGGCAATGCCTTGGAAACCATCCACAGCACCTTAGCATTGGAGCGAGTTTTGCACCACGAATATGGAGTTACTGCTGTAATTTTGCTCTGGGAGATGAGTTTGATATGTGCTTTTGGGGACAAATCCATATAATGCCATGAAAGTAATTTAACACTCATGTTCTGTTAGATGTTGACGCTAAGATACACACTGCCTCagttctttattttgatttctgaaaaatgctAGTCATCTTTGTGATATTGcaattttcaataatatttaacttACAAATCCAAAATGCTAAAACAATGTGAAGGGGGAAAAagataattgaaaaaatattttttggcctgtttttttttaattattgtatcaGTACTGCAATTAAttgctcaaaaatacagcattttaatatgctatctacattttatgtataatattttttataatatatatttaatataatacaaaataatttatttctgtgatagaAAAGCTGTATTTCAGCAGTCACGATTTAATCTTTCAGAAATGCTGATTTGGTACGGAAAGTTTTcttattataaattttaaatgtatatctgcttaatatttttttgtggaaacagatTTGAATATATTCTTGCATCCTACCTGAATAAAGgtattatttctaaaaaatgaaatgaaatcaaataaaggacaaacaaaactaatggccctaaacttttgaacgctTGGTAGTGTGAAAACAGTCACGACAGAACATGAGGGGGTTGAAATCGGCGtggttgaaagaaaaaaaaaaaaaaaagtaaagtcatGTATGATCTCCCATGATTCCTGGATGTTTAGTATCTGTGTCCTCTCTTAGACTTCTTTTAGGTGGTGGAGTGGAGCCCCTCTGTCCATCAGTGTTCACAGCACCATGACTCTGTTAAGACCCCGGAAAGTTTCTTTCATCATTAGATGATTTGTAACGCTTAATACAGTTAAAACTAGCAAACTCATCACAAGCAATTGTATGATCTCAACCAAGCAAAGTATGATCAGCTTAAAAGCCTCAGTCACGTCTTGCCCTGGTTCTTAACactgccatctgctggtgaCAACCCTTAGTATTGTGTTTGTCGTATTCCTACGAACCttgtttttgtgtctgtgttcatTTTCCCTTTTTATGGTTTCAGAGCATGTAACGTCTAATGCCAGCGATAGTGAAAGTAGTTACCGTAAGTTTGTGTTCCCCTTTATTTCCTTTAATCGCTTTGCTTTTAACTTCATCTCTTTAAACTTCATGAGATAGAGAATTGAATTCCCCTTGTTCCCTCAGCTTTCCTTTGTGTTATGTGCACGCACAAAATTAAAAGATGTGTACTGCTCAAAACCAGCGTTTTGCGCAAAAACCGTTCAATTGGAATAAATTGCATCTTGAATTAGGTCGTTTAAAAATGCAGCAAGAGAAGCTGAAGATGATTACAACACCCTATTGATTTAACCAACAGAAGCTCACTTTACTCTTTATAGTGCTTAAGCTAGTAATACGATTTTTTAGTAACAAAAAAGGTACAGGTTATCTGTGTTCCCTTGCTTAGTGATCATACTGGGAACACAGAATATGATTCAAATAATGTCTTTCAACAGTTTTGTAACTGGCCTGTCATTTGCATCGAGTGGTCTGAAAAACCTCTTGAACTTTTGTCAATACTACAAGGCTCTTAAATCTCATTCGAACAGTGAGTGctgttcaaaacaaaagcatgcacAGTGAGCACAGGGTGACCAAGTTATACATTTAAAGTGTAAATGAATAGCAGTGTAtgcaaaagtaatgcatttGATCGCTCATCATCAGATTTACACGGTACAGGTACATAAGGATTTTTGAACTTATATCGGTGTTTCTGTCTCTAATAGGTGGACAGGAAGAGTATGTCCTCTCGTATGAGACGGTCACGCAACAGGAAGGTGAGTGTCTGTTGATTAATGTTGCTCCATTTAATCGTGTTGGTGCATTCGATTCTGCTTGACTCAGTAATTGTAAGAAAGGACCCGTTGTAAGGTTGTTATTATGGTTTATAGTGAGTTATACTCGTCCGGTGATTATCCTTGGACCCATGAAAGACCGGATCAATGATGATTTAATCTCGGAGTTCCCGGACAAGTTTGGATCATGTGTTCCCCGTAAGTACATAATCATggttttatcttctttttttttctgctgcgtttcattgtttttatggcCGTTCCTGTATTCCACCAGACACGACTAGACCAAAGCGAGACTATGAGGTCGATGGCAGAGACTACCATTTTGTTGTTTCACGGGAACAAATGGAAAAAGACATTCAAGACCACAAGTTCATCGAAGCAGGCCAATATAACAACCACCTCTACGGGACCAGCGTGCAGTCGGTGCGAGAGGTTGCAGAAAAGGTGCATGAGTTCAACTTGTTAGGAAGTAATAAAGGAAATTATGGCAGTGATAAAAAAGGATCTTTTGTTAGAGTATCGTGCTGACCTTCGGATTTGCgttttgcaccttttttttttttttcacacgaTGATCTGTTTTTCGTTGCTTTTTAAGGGCAAGCACTGCATCCTGGATGTCTCGGGCAACGCCATCAAACGACTCCAGTTAGCCCAGCTCTACCCCATTGCGGTGTTCGTCAAACCCAAATCAGTGGAGAATATTTTGTACGTTGTTTTAACGGTCAAACACGCAATAAACGCTACAGCTTGATCATTTCTGACTAGTAATGTGTCCTCTGTGTCCTTCGCAGAGAGATGAATAAAAGATTGATGGAGGAGCAAGGCAGGAAGACCTACGACAGAGCCATGAAACTGGAGCAGGAATTCCTAGAGCACTTCACCGGTGAGAGCGGCCGAGTAAACTTATATCCCAGTCAGCTCTGACCTTTCCGTTCAGTCATTTTGCCGTATACCTGTCCCGCAACGAAGCCATACTCTGCATTTAAACTCTATTTTGACACCGCAATTCcaatttttgaaatatttttttataatcttttaaaaGAATAGATCAGACAATAGTCTTTATCTCTCATTCCAGACCCAGCTTTCATCTGTAGAACATAAAAGATTTGAAAAGATTAACaacataaaagattttttttttttgtccttaaCGTTAATAGCGTCCACAATAATATTGGGCCCTAGCTAGATGCGTAGCcgaaaatgaatacatttagtCAAACTAtttctttgaaactttaaaaaaaactgtttttatttctatactCCTGCCAATGCACACTCTATTGACAAAAGCCAAGCTTACTggttagaatttaaataaaaagcatgtcaAATCAAAACCAGtgctctttaaataataaataaggcTGTActctttaataaaacatcacaaaaaggTGGAGGATGTGCAAATTTACTGTGGTTTTATATAACCTATAGCCAAGATTGCATGGAGTTTTTCCAGAAGATTTTTTCCTGGAGtttatacttattatattttgtattcacAATAAATTAACGTTATTTATAACAGCATTTTCCAGTACAGAACATTAAAAGAGGATGCATTCAGTGTGGAATAAAAAGTAGGAAAACATACTCGCTGCGAATAACATTTGCTGTCTTTGTATTAgtgtttacacaaacatatattgaTGTAACAGTATAAGCATGAAATGAAGCAACACCGGCTTAATGCACACAGATTGACCGATTTAAAAAGTGCTACCTGGtttaaaagtgatatttaatGATGTATGATCAATGcaatgaatgtaaaaattattagtCGTTGCTTATGTAGCTACAcccatattttaatgtttataatatgaTAGTTTGACGTATTTCAAGGCGCTGTCCGCAActatttgtgttcattttctcaaatattaCTTGAGAATGACAGCATTTGTTCCTAGTGGCAAATCTGTATCCAGTCCCACATTTCCTGAGCACTGTTTATAT
This window encodes:
- the dlg1a gene encoding disks large homolog 1 isoform X31 translates to MMNSSISSGSGSLRTSQKRTLYVRALFDYDITKDSGLPSQGLNFHFGDILHVLNASDEEWWQARHVTPDGEMEEMGVIPSKKRVERKERARLKTVKFNSKSRDKGQSLNDKRKKNLFSRKFTFYKNKDPSEQETSDVDQHVTSNASDSESSYRGQEEYVLSYETVTQQEVSYTRPVIILGPMKDRINDDLISEFPDKFGSCVPHTTRPKRDYEVDGRDYHFVVSREQMEKDIQDHKFIEAGQYNNHLYGTSVQSVREVAEKGKHCILDVSGNAIKRLQLAQLYPIAVFVKPKSVENILEMNKRLMEEQGRKTYDRAMKLEQEFLEHFTAIVQGDTLEEIYNQVKQIIEEQSGPFIWVPVKEKL